The DNA window AAATCCATTCTCCGATGAATAATTCTTTCTAGTTTCAAAGTTGTCTATGTAATAATTGCATTGCTCAGCAAGTTCTTTATCGcaatcttgtttttttagaGCTCTTGGATTGGTGGATTGAAGATCATGGACTTCAGTAGGAACTacatcaatattattggtactagAATGATTATTCTGTGGCTTTGAATTAATGGAGGATTTaacaatttgttttttatgcTTGTGCAATTCATTAGGTTTCaaactatttttaattgataataataggtTTGtgcttttttgtttgtctTTAATACACTTTTTTTGATCTAATGGGAACATAACAGTTTATAACTTTCGTTTGTTTGTATTGTTGATATTGCTTGTAATATACATGTATTAAGGATccatctttttatttttatttttctttttcgctctgaaatttaaaagataaaatttttagccgcagaatatttaattaattgctattattttaaGGATGAAAGGGGGAGAAAGTccataatatatataatatatattgtgATGttagaaattttaaaaataaatgtttaaaatatattttagatTGAATCAAGACTTGGGCttatgaaaaagaaaagaaaagaaaggaaaaaaatggatGCTTTCTAACAACATTTGATTACACATGACAAGAAATCGTGTGCAAAATAAATACCACAAGCAGTCCCGCGATTCAAGTTAAGATATaccatttaatttttattttcaataacatTGTCAATTAACTTAAAGGTGTTAATCAATTCAGTGATAGGTAACAGAAACCATTCCCGGTGTGTCCTTTCATCATTACATccataacaataaataacacCTTTACCATACTTATCccataaaatattatgaaTTTTGCTTTCTAGCACTTCTAGTGGAACCAAAGATTGGTGTACTATAAATCCGTTGCTTGTGATTTTATAATTAGATAACGTTAGTCTTTGACTTTCACCATTATTGTTGCCAATGgacaaattattaaatctaCTTGTAAGCTGACAGTGATAGGCGTCAGAAGATTCGCTACTAACTAAACCCATGATATTATTGGGGGTTAAGTTTATTAAATCATGTTTACAAGAATCTCTCCACtgatttattcttttttcgaCAGTTAATTGCCTAGTAATTCCAAtcttaattaatattttatcagtgttccatttattatttgtatgtGGGAGGAAAGGTATACTTTTTGGTTTTACATCATAACCTTCAGGGTTTTGTGTTCCAAGCCCAACATGCAACCAACTCAATCCATCAGGTGTGACGcaattgttattttttgcaAAAGTATTTCCCCTCAAATCTGTATTTTTACTTCCAATAGAACCGTAATTAACACTAGTATTTTTGTAGTCTTTATATTTCCATAATTTACCGAGATTAATTTGATAAGGAAAGtgtcttttatttttgatagtTGTAGTAATCTTGGTACTTTTATTGTCACAATTGTTTTtcactaaaaataaataatcataTAGTTGCCTGTAGGTATAGATATAGATGAACCCATTATCGTATTTGGATAATCTGGAATGCAAAACAAGATTGCTATGTCTGTTTTTGGGACGagtatttatatttttgtcttttaatACATTCATACAAGGCTTTGTGTTATGAGTTTCTAATGAGACCATATTTTTAGGGGGTTTTtgaaacaatatttttttgtttttagttttagAAACTTGTATAGCAGCAGCAATGTTACCCAATTTAGGTGCcttaatgttattattgtcattattttgatatttttgattagTATGGTGCCTACAATAACTTGAACCTTGGCTTGCATTTAATTTACATGGTGTTCCCTTCAAAGTTGTGCCGAAGACAACTCCTCTTTTCCTCAGTATTATTGACTTTTTTAGAATTTGTTGACGTGATTGTTTGAGTGCTTTTGCTTGTAACAGATATTTTATTGCAATATGGTTTCTTGTCTTTGGACATAATTACTATATTAGTTCTTCTTCCTTTAattctattattaaaaaacaaaaatttagaTAGCATGTGGTGGTATACTTTTTAGAGACGTAGAAGAAACACACAAATGGCAATTGAGTTACCTAAAccttttagtttttttttctttccctttcATTTGGAACATGaatcataaaaaataaagaaaaaaaaaaaagattaaatgaaaagaaCATTTTGcccttatttatttctatgatgaagttattaataacttatgagatttatatattaacaaCCGTACACCAATAGATATAAAATCTAcgtacaaaaaaaaaaaaaataaaaaagaaaagaaaaaaaaaaagaaaagaaaaaagaaaaaagaaaacgaggagaaaaaaaattttttttattaatttttctttttccaattttcaCTTTCTTTCTAAGTGCCGTTGGTCTCTCATtcctttcatttttgttcattttatactttacctttttttttttttttttatttttttaattttagacTTAGCTCATTGTATCCATAGTAATAACGCTGAAgtttatactttttttaaagaaaaaaaaaaaaaattcagaaGAAGATAGcgaagataaaaaaatatgagaCCATTAGCATTAAGAGGCCATACAAGAGGTATTACACAAGTTAAATTTAATCTAGAGGgagatatttttgtttcagCAGGTAAAGATACCGATGCTTCAGTCTGGTTCTCTCATAACGGTGAAAGGTTAGGCACTTTGATTGGCCACAATGGGTCTATTTTCAGTGTTGATATCGATAAAGACAGTAAATACTGTATTACTGCCTCATCAGACGAAACAGTTAAATTATGGAATTTGAAAACAGGTGAGATTTTTGATGAAATCAAATTTCAATGTCCAGTTTATAGAGTTGAATTTTCTCCAGATGGTTCAAAGATTTTAATTGTTACATCCACCTTAATGAAATCCAAAGGTCATTTAATTGTTCACAATATAGATAGATCAgcaaatattattgaaaaggaGCCTGTTTTTTCTATTGAAACACACGAAGAATACAAACCCATTCAAGTTGCATCCTGGAGTTATAATGGCAGGTATATTGCTGCTGGTCGTACCGATGGCAGTTTGAGTAAATTTGATGGTGAAACTGGTcaagttttaaaacatGTTCCTAACTTGCATGAAGATATAATTAAGGATATTCAATTTTCACAGGATCGTACGTATTTTATTACCTCATCTAGAGATAAATCTGCCAAGTTGATCGACATTATTACAATGGACACATTAAAAAGTTATGACACCGATTCTGCTCTAAATAGTGCTTGCATTACTCCAGTCAAAGAATTTGTTATATTAGCAGGTGGTCAAGATGCTAAAGATGTTACTACAACTTCTTCTAGGGAGGGTAGGTTTGAAAGTAGATTTTTccataaaatttttgaagatGAAATAGGTAGAGTTTCTGGTCATTTTGGTCCTATAAACTACGTTGCTGTTTCTCCCCAAGGCACTAGTTTCGTTTCCGGTGGGGAGGATGGTTTTGTTAGATTACACCATTTTGATAAATCTTACTTTGATTTCAAATACGAGGTTGAAAAGACAGCTGAAGCTGAACAAGAAAGTGCTGCCAACAACGGTAAAGTTTCTGTAGACGCTTaagtttatatattttatttttgcttgACTacaaaagaatttttattattattattatcatttttttttttttttttttaattgtataTTTATCTGTTTATACCAagatttataataattatcgtgtttattatattgaCTTTCTActcctttaatttttcattcatttattcgtaaattcattaaaattagtgtattatatacatttatttatatagagTTTACCAACGCACTAATTGCATATGTGTATTACATATTTCTAGCATTTTCCTTTCATTCATTcatttatgttttttttttttttttttttttttttgaatccTATTTTGATGTAACTTATCTCAATATTAACgtttcttatttttcatcttttccAACTCTTCTTTTGCTTTTCTAGCATCAGCAGCAGCCTGCTTGGCTCTTAAAATATCAGCGTCACTTTCCATTCTTTTCTTAGGATCACCAGCTTTTTTCTgattttttacattttcttgttgttttttcaaattcttttGTCTAGCCAATTCTCTCTGGTTACCTCTAGCCATATTGCCAGTCAATATATGAGTTTGTACGTTTGTTAATAAATTcctttactttttttctttgttttatatttctattttttacatttaCGTTCctctttttgaaattaaataacaCATTGaattttaagaaaaaaaaatgggagATCTTTTTTAAGTACTGTTTGAAAGCGAAAGAGTTATTGATATATGAAGATGATATAATTGTATATATgttgattataaaaaagcCCTATTATAGGGGATATCAATATAATATTGTAAAATGCAATTTTTTAtgtcacaaaaaaaaaagaaaccgATTTTCGCAAATGTAGAATGATTTTATATAAGAAGTTGGATTAACTACCACTAAATACatattactaataacaaaagGAAATCATATgatcaacaataaaaaaaatagtatttGTCAAGGGTggaaatacaaaaaagaattatttttttttatttttttaaaattgaggttgctgttgttatttgtCAATAGAAGAATGATGTAAATCGGAAATCGGGCTTCGGGGGGAGGTGAAGATTGGGATTAGAATTACAACTAAAActaaaactaaaattaaaattaaaattaaaattaaaattaaaattaaaaaaaaacgataTATCGGAAATGGGTGGAAAAACTAAACACAAATGGAATAAATCtcatagtaaaaaaaacaaaaataaataaattaaagtttttccttatttcatttcattttttcattttttctttttttgccaGTTTAGCTGGTCAGCCACTTGTCCTCGCTTTGCTTTTGTTGTAAtgtaattaaaaaatataaattatgaTTGGTATATAAAGAAGAATACGAACCTCTTTCCTGATggctttattttcaaattaaatcaaaaaggaagtctttttttttttttcctttttatcgTTTTTAAGATTTGTTCTCCGTATATTGTTAAATATTACATTGTGTATTGTGTAAccatctttttttgattttttgcACAATTTTGCCTTgttaaaaaagagagacactattattttttattctctccttttttctcttttccctctttctctttctccTTTTCCTTCCCccttcctcttcctctcATCGATCCAATAAAAACAGCAAAATCCCTAATTATCACCCAAAGGTtcaaaaactaaaaaataaaaataaaaaaaaaatattataaaaacaaacacaAATATATACTCCTGTAGATAACTATATCTGTGTTACCATACTTTTTACAATATTCATTACAAACCCCATTTAATATTccttaacaaaaaaaatatttccattTAACTAATATTCATTAACCGTAAAcacgtatatatatatattagaaaaattaaaaaaataaaataaaagaaaaaaaaaaacaaaaaaaaaaacacaataACTCATCATGTTTAAATCTGTTTTTGCTCCAAATAAAAGCAGATCTGTTATGCtttctaaaaatttaacaaaagCCTTTAGACCCAAATTATATTCTACTGCAGCAACCGCCAAAAAatcatcttttttctcaAAGGCtaaatctattttattgtatTCCACATTATTCACTACTGTCGGTACTATTTCCTATTTTTCATATGAGTTATACGAAGAATCTCATCCCCCTGTTCAAGTTCCACAAGCCgcaacttttaaaaatggatctccaaagaaaaatttagtCATTTTGGGTTCTGGTTGGGGTTCAGTTactttgttaaaaaatttagacACTTCCTTGTATAATGTCACTGTTGTTTCTCCAAGAAACTATTTCTTATTCACTCCGTTATTACCATCTACTCCAGTCGGCACTGTCGAATTAAAATCCATTATTGAACCAGTTAGATCTATTTGCAGAAGAGCAAAGGGTGAGGTCCTATATCTAGATGCTGAAGCTACTGATATCGAtattaagaataaaaaagtcACTGTCTCTAATGAAAAGGAaggtttattaaaagatttaccATACGATTATTTAGTTGTTGGTGTTGGTGCTCAATCCACAACTTTTGGTATCCCTGGTGTTTTCGAACATGcttcatttttaaaggaAATCACTGACGCTCAGTCCATTCGCTCTAAAATCATGAACAATATCGAAAAAGCTGCTACTTTGTCTTTGAATGATCcagaaagaaagagatTGTTGagttttgttgttgttggtggTGGCCCAACCGGGGTTGAGTTTGCTGCTGAATTGCAAGACTATGTTGATCAAGACTTAAGAAAATGGATACCTGAGTTGAGCAAGGAAATTAATGTCACTTTGGTTGAGGCTttaccaaatattttaaatatgttTGATAAATCCTTGGTTGGCTATGCTCAAGACTTGTTCGCTAAACACAAGATTAacttaaaattgaaaactaTGGTCAAAAATGTCGATGATTCTAAAATTGAGGCTAAATGCGATGGGGAAAGTATCGAAATTCCTTACGGTGTTTTAGTTTGGGCTACCGGTAATGCCCCAAGACCCTTTGCTAAAAAGATTATGCAGGCTTTAGCACCAGTCCAAAACAACAGAAGAGGTTTGTTgattaatgataaattgCAATTATTGGGTGTTGATGATGGTTCCATTTTTGCCATTGGCGATTGTACTTTCCATAAAGGTTTGTTCCCAACTGCTCAAGTCGCTCATGAAGAAGGTGAATATCTAGCTGATGTTTTACAGAGTAATTATGCAATTGATCAATTGAAGTTTAAGATTAGCCAGAATAGGGATAATGTTGAAGAATTTGCCAACTTGAGTAAGAGTTTGATTAGTCTGGAAGCTAGCATTAAGAATTTTAACTATATTCATGCAGGTGCTTTGGCTTATATCGGTAATGATAAAGCTATTGCTGATTTAGCTATTGGTCAATCCAAATATAGATGGGCTGGTGCCTGGACTTTTTGGTTTTGGAAAGGTTCATATTTAGCTATGTGTATgtcatttaaaaatagaatgTTGATTGCCCTCGATTGGATGAAAGTTCAATTCATAGGAAGAGATTCTTCTGTTTGATAGTGatgttttccttttttaagTCGAAGAGgggagagaaaaaaaaaaaaaataaaaaaaaaaaaaaaagaacaagtAGAAACTGATATTaatgtttaattttatttagtcAGTGGAcctgtttattttttttttttttaatttttttttttttttttttttttttttttagtttttattaatattatttttatatgagGGGGGGATGTGTACACCTTTTGAAGTTTTGACtagttttcttttcttccaTCAAGAAGTTCCTAATtcaatttgaaaaacaacTATTTGCTAGCCAAATGcttataaaaatactgaaattatttttatattgatACTGGTGTAGTATTGAATGTATATTTGTGTAAagtgtaataataaataatgacaAGTAAAattctataaaaaaaaaaaaaaaaaatctttttctgtTATAGTCAACGTCTTTATGTGAATAATGAAAGCACATGACAAATTGTTTAATCAATATTACATATGTTCTTAGAGATAaaatatacacatataGATGTCAGAAGTAATAGAAAtttataaatgaaaaataattacagttacaaataaaatgaagaaCCAAATATATAGAACAACAGtgggaaataaaaataaaattgtataTGCGGATACACAATTTTTTGTCTAGTTAAATCGATTTCccctaaaaaaataaataatcaatctagtaataaaaataacgaaataataataatagaaaaaaaaaaaaaaagaagcaaaatatgaaagaacaaataaataataaaaaaaaaagaaaagaacaGTAAATCTAGTAAACAaaatgtgaaaaaaaaaaaaaaaaataaaaaaacttgtaaatattaataaaatgaaaataaaaagatgaGAACgatgaaaaaatatgttacaaaaaagatagagaaggaaaaaaaaaagagatcAGTCACTTCCAACCTCCCATAATGAAATCTGCGCCAAATCCATTAATGTCAAATAATTCAGCCGAATTACTATTGTTcctgttaatattattattatggaaAGCTCCATCAGATTTAGTATCACTGTTATTAGTAACAGTAGCATTTAGTACACTCGATACGACGTCAACATCATCGGTACcattgctgttgttgtcagcaatattattatgaatattataatttaatagaTCATCAGGACCTGCAGCATTGTGGCCAGGTAAACTAGAAGTCACTGATACATTATTAGAACTGGCATTGCTGTCATTCTTAGATATTGTGTTGTCAATCATACCACTTGTTATACCTTTGTTGTTAAAtttcatattattattattattattatttaaagctATTTTGAAGCCAGgtttgttaattttattcttgTTGTTAGCGCTACCATTGTGCTTATATTTATTGACTTTAGAATTCAAGCTATTCTTGTTATTAGAATTACTTTCTTCACCctcaaaatcaaaatttatCGCCATTGGACTATCACCGTTACTGGAATTATTAAGTTTCTTCACTTGCTGTATGTTCATTTGTGaaccaataatatttttagtgCCATCGTTCAGACCATACAGCATGGTGCTATGTGGAGAATGTTCCATTTGCTGCGGGGTAAAGTTATCCATCTGCTCCTGTTCCTGCTCCGGTTTAGAATGATATTGCAAATGTTTAGATTTTTCTTGCAATAAAAGttgttgatattgttgttgcgCTCTTATTACTTTTTGTCTCCGGTCAAAAGTTGTCGTATTCCAATCCTTTGAACAAGCAGTATCAGTAACAGCCAATGGCGTGGAAGTGGAAGATGTGATGTTACTACCATTATAATggtcattattattattgctgttATTTGTAGTAGTAGCAAATGTAGAGATGGCCGCATCAAAGTTACCCTTTGTGTTTATAATATCGCtttcatttaaattaattgaatGTCTCTTTTGATTACTCACATTTAAGGAGGTCCTCCTGGGATTTATattgttgatattatttGCAGGTGTGTTACCTGTACTATTATTTGCACTTGCACTGACTGAATTGGGAACAGTATCAGGAACATATGATAAACTTTGTTTTGAAACCATATGTGGTGTGTTAttgctactattattgCCACTATTATTGCCAGGGGATCTATTATCCATTATTAGCTCATTTTTAACCATAACTtctgaaaaatttatattattactattattattattattagtagtagtagtcGATTGGTGTACTacataatcttttttattattattattaaatgtgCCACTGGGGATGGAAGATGCAgcattgtttttattaaattttgcTGTTCTTTGTCGCGGAGTAAGTTGTGATTGCTGTATTTTTGGTGGTGCCATAACATTATTGTTGACGGTATAAGTCCCAGGGGTATGTCCCACACTAGGTGTATTATGAGTAGAAGGACCTGAAAAAGAATGCTGCTGAGATCCAGAATGTGTAGGAATCGTTGCTGTGTTGGATGGTTGTGTcataatatttgtattagAGGAGCTGGGTGTTAATGCTACAGATGGAGATGCAATATTCATACCGACAGAATTGGTAATGTTACTACCGGTGTTTGAATTAACATTTGCTGCAAATACGGAATTTACAGGCGGTGTATTGGAAACAGAATTGCTGGTGTTACTGATAATATTGGGCCCACGTACATTGGTTACGTTAGCATTACCTTgtttttgatattgttgCTGTAAgtgctgctgctgttgattttgttgttgttgttgttgttgttgttgttgttgttgctgttgatTATGCATAGGCAATATAGGAGTAATGCGATCTGTAAATGGTCTCATATTATTAATCAATTCCAAAGGTTGCTCCtgcaaaaaattatttaaattccATAAAGATTCCCACCATTCATATAGAAAAGTTTCTGGCGAATTCATCAACATCTTAGCGTGCAATAATTCAGCTGGATTTAAATGAACATTAGGTGATTCTTTTGATATTGGAATTTCTGCTTCTCTTAAAAAAATCCTAGCAGTTTCAAAATATCCATTATGTATCAAGTAATTATATATGTGAGCATATAAAAGTTGCCTTGAGTTTTTAGCCATCGCATCTGATACAATAGCACCCGTATTAAATTTGACACCAACTATCTCTGCTGGCCTTGAGCCtatattgttactattttCATTAGTGCTAAGAATTCCACCGTTGTTAAggaaatttttattattattaggaTTGTTATATATCGGtgtatttttcatttgatTACCTGAATCATGAGTGGCGTTGTTACTATAAGGGCTCTCCTTTTCAGCAATGtcagtattattttctacAAGGGGAGACTGTTGGTAACAgttatttgtatttgtatttgtatttgtatttgtgtttgtatttgtatttgtatttgtatttgtgtttgtatttgtatttgtGTTTGAAGCAGGAAATGTAGCAGAAGTCATATTGAGGTTGGTATTGTCGTTGGGAACACTATTAATACTGGTGTCTTTAGCCGTGAATCGTGTTGAAGTATTTTCTTGAATTTTATTGGATGCAAGATTAGAATGCAGTTGTGGATGTTGGTGATGCTGTaagttttgttgttgtacaTTAAAAGGTTGCTGTTGTAATGCCATTTGAGGTACAGAAGAAGTATTAGTAGAAGaattagaagaagaaacaaAAGCTGTATTAGTAGttaaagtattattattagttaaagaagaagaagaagaagactGCCGATAATGAAAATCAGCATTAGGTGATGTTTGTTGTGggggaggaggaggaggaggaggaggaagaggtggtggtggtggtggtatttgatgatgatgatt is part of the Saccharomycodes ludwigii strain NBRC 1722 chromosome III, whole genome shotgun sequence genome and encodes:
- the TIF34 gene encoding translation initiation factor eIF3 subunit i (similar to Saccharomyces cerevisiae YMR146C | TIF34 | Translation Initiation Factor), with amino-acid sequence MRPLALRGHTRGITQVKFNLEGDIFVSAGKDTDASVWFSHNGERLGTLIGHNGSIFSVDIDKDSKYCITASSDETVKLWNLKTGEIFDEIKFQCPVYRVEFSPDGSKILIVTSTLMKSKGHLIVHNIDRSANIIEKEPVFSIETHEEYKPIQVASWSYNGRYIAAGRTDGSLSKFDGETGQVLKHVPNLHEDIIKDIQFSQDRTYFITSSRDKSAKLIDIITMDTLKSYDTDSALNSACITPVKEFVILAGGQDAKDVTTTSSREGRFESRFFHKIFEDEIGRVSGHFGPINYVAVSPQGTSFVSGGEDGFVRLHHFDKSYFDFKYEVEKTAEAEQESAANNGKVSVDA
- a CDS encoding uncharacterized protein (similar to Saccharomyces cerevisiae YDL085C-A | putative protein of unknown function), with translation MARGNQRELARQKNLKKQQENVKNQKKAGDPKKRMESDADILRAKQAAADARKAKEELEKMKNKKR
- the NDE1 gene encoding NADH-ubiquinone reductase (H(+)-translocating) NDE1 (similar to Saccharomyces cerevisiae YMR145C | NDE1 | NADH Dehydrogenase External (paralog of YDL085W | NDE2)) — encoded protein: MFKSVFAPNKSRSVMLSKNLTKAFRPKLYSTAATAKKSSFFSKAKSILLYSTLFTTVGTISYFSYELYEESHPPVQVPQAATFKNGSPKKNLVILGSGWGSVTLLKNLDTSLYNVTVVSPRNYFLFTPLLPSTPVGTVELKSIIEPVRSICRRAKGEVLYLDAEATDIDIKNKKVTVSNEKEGLLKDLPYDYLVVGVGAQSTTFGIPGVFEHASFLKEITDAQSIRSKIMNNIEKAATLSLNDPERKRLLSFVVVGGGPTGVEFAAELQDYVDQDLRKWIPELSKEINVTLVEALPNILNMFDKSLVGYAQDLFAKHKINLKLKTMVKNVDDSKIEAKCDGESIEIPYGVLVWATGNAPRPFAKKIMQALAPVQNNRRGLLINDKLQLLGVDDGSIFAIGDCTFHKGLFPTAQVAHEEGEYLADVLQSNYAIDQLKFKISQNRDNVEEFANLSKSLISLEASIKNFNYIHAGALAYIGNDKAIADLAIGQSKYRWAGAWTFWFWKGSYLAMCMSFKNRMLIALDWMKVQFIGRDSSV
- the MSS11 gene encoding Mss11p (similar to Saccharomyces cerevisiae YMR164C | MSS11 | Multicopy Suppressor of STA genes), coding for MMNTSNSQQQQQQQQQEWIYNQQNISQAYSGNPPPPPQLPQQSLGNYQNISGNPTPNNSNHSNANTNFYYTNHHHQIPPPPPPLPPPPPPPPPQQTSPNADFHYRQSSSSSSLTNNNTLTTNTAFVSSSNSSTNTSSVPQMALQQQPFNVQQQNLQHHQHPQLHSNLASNKIQENTSTRFTAKDTSINSVPNDNTNLNMTSATFPASNTNTNTNTNTNTNTNTNTNTNTNTNTNNCYQQSPLVENNTDIAEKESPYSNNATHDSGNQMKNTPIYNNPNNNKNFLNNGGILSTNENSNNIGSRPAEIVGVKFNTGAIVSDAMAKNSRQLLYAHIYNYLIHNGYFETARIFLREAEIPISKESPNVHLNPAELLHAKMLMNSPETFLYEWWESLWNLNNFLQEQPLELINNMRPFTDRITPILPMHNQQQQQQQQQQQQQQNQQQQHLQQQYQKQGNANVTNVRGPNIISNTSNSVSNTPPVNSVFAANVNSNTGSNITNSVGMNIASPSVALTPSSSNTNIMTQPSNTATIPTHSGSQQHSFSGPSTHNTPSVGHTPGTYTVNNNVMAPPKIQQSQLTPRQRTAKFNKNNAASSIPSGTFNNNNKKDYVVHQSTTTTNNNNNSNNINFSEVMVKNELIMDNRSPGNNSGNNSSNNTPHMVSKQSLSYVPDTVPNSVSASANNSTGNTPANNINNINPRRTSLNVSNQKRHSINLNESDIINTKGNFDAAISTFATTTNNSNNNNDHYNGSNITSSTSTPLAVTDTACSKDWNTTTFDRRQKVIRAQQQYQQLLLQEKSKHLQYHSKPEQEQEQMDNFTPQQMEHSPHSTMLYGLNDGTKNIIGSQMNIQQVKKLNNSSNGDSPMAINFDFEGEESNSNNKNSLNSKVNKYKHNGSANNKNKINKPGFKIALNNNNNNNMKFNNKGITSGMIDNTISKNDSNASSNNVSVTSSLPGHNAAGPDDLLNYNIHNNIADNNSNGTDDVDVVSSVLNATVTNNSDTKSDGAFHNNNINRNNSNSAELFDINGFGADFIMGGWK
- a CDS encoding uncharacterized protein (similar to Saccharomyces cerevisiae YPL034W | putative protein of unknown function), encoding MVSLETHNTKPCMNVLKDKNINTRPKNRHSNLVLHSRLSKYDNGFIYIYTYRQLYDYLFLVKNNCDNKSTKITTTIKNKRHFPYQINLGKLWKYKDYKNTSVNYGSIGSKNTDLRGNTFAKNNNCVTPDGLSWLHVGLGTQNPEGYDVKPKSIPFLPHTNNKWNTDKILIKIGITRQLTVEKRINQWRDSCKHDLINLTPNNIMGLVSSESSDAYHCQLTSRFNNLSIGNNNGESQRLTLSNYKITSNGFIVHQSLVPLEVLESKIHNILWDKYGKGVIYCYGCNDERTHREWFLLPITELINTFKLIDNVIENKN